The genomic window cctgatcaagaatatatgtatatactttatatggtcggaaacgcttccttctgcctgattcaacgaatctagtatacccttttactctacgagtaacgggtataaaaatccgtgtggcaaaaagttccATCGTCAATAATAGTGATAGTATTTGATGACTCACAATTTGAGAATGTAAACAGGAAATAAAACGGCCACccacaattttaaaatctttaaatcGCCCCTTCTCCACTTTTCAGCTTGCCCTCCCTATACGAAACGCTTTATCACGTACTCTACATACAAAAAATACGTAAGAATTTTCATGCTACTTTTAACAAATATTCGCAGTGCCATGGTAATGTTTTAGTTAAAAAAAACTGGGTTCAgcaaaatcgatttttttcaATATGAAAACTTGATTTTATCAAATATAAAAACTGGAATCGATTGCTTACCAATTAGATTTTGGTTTGTCACATCCAGTTttaaatttcgaaaatttttgaaaattgtttttttgtaatCTCAAAAACATTGTTTACCcgttttttattgaaaataattagtttaaagAGGTGGCAAAAcgataaaaacaataaagggTTGGAAAAcgttttttattgaaaatatttagttttggGATGTGGGCAATCGAAAAGAATTATTTTTAggggtgggcaaacgataaaaactatttttaaagtgAGGACAaacgttttttattaaaaataaatagttttaagaggtggggagaagaaaatattcattttaagGGCATacgataaaaaaaatgttaaggGATGGGcgtttttattgaaaatatttagttttgagACATGGGCAAACGCTTAATTCTTAAATGGGTTATATTTTCCAAactaaaaattttcaaaattctatATCTTTAAAACTGGAcgtgggcaaaaaaaaaactaattggtgggaaaagaattttagttttaaactGTTTTTACTGAGCCCAACTTCTTTGAATACTATAATACCTTTTTAAAAGTGATTAAATTGGAATATTATTGCAGATTTATCTGGCACTACTATTATTTTGATCGCAACTGTAtgtacacaaaaaaaagtacaaaaaaatgttgtacCTAAGAGATTATGAAATTGCCTCATCGCACTGTAAggggtatctaatagtcgatTATTTCTCGTATTGATAGCAGctcgatatatgtatattttatttttggattttcGGTCACTGTGTTCATCGAACTTGCCACTTACCGGCATTTTCTTTCCGTTCTGAAACGAACAGAATTCCTTCGGTTGGGGGATAACAGAGATTCTCCCCGCGCCTAACAGATTGGCACGGAAGTTGTAGAATGAGAGGAGACAGGAGCTTGATGCCGAGAATCTGTGATGTGTTTTTTGCGCTCGTTTGTTTAAACGTAATTTAAAGCGGATATTTTACCTAagattttgtatatttaaataaagtagtACCAAAATATTGCATACATAATACACACAAGGCACACATTAACTTTGACATGTGATGGTCCTGCGATAAAAGTTATCGATGGCTGGGAGAACGGTGGGGATGAGAAAACAAATTTACTTGCTTAAATGGCTCGTGAAACTGACAAAACACGTTCAATTCAACTCCGAAACGCAGAATAATAAGGGTGCATATTATTTTAGATGATTAAAATTCACGTAAAAAACAGACACACAACTAGACACTACTATAGTCCAAATTCTCTACCTGGACTACCTCGATTTCTTCATAGCTTTCCAACTGAATGCTTTCTTGTGGGTACTTGCGAAAAACACAAACTTTAGGAACAGCTGAGTGTCCACACACAAAGCCACACGTGCTGTACCTTTAGCTAACATACCAAAATGGAACTTAAAGGCAAAACACTTACCGCCCTGTAAACCCAACGATTGCCCAGGGGCAAATTGAacattatatttacttttcgtTTTCTTATTCCCGTTAAATTCGCCacactttaaataaattatatcgCAAAAATCCTTAAAATATGTTATCTTTTGCAGAGGCCTAGCACGCGTTAGTCTTTTACAAAAAATCACTTTCAACTAACATAGCTTTACATTTTCTCGATTAACGTGCCCGTGCCAGTGttgccaattaaaaaaaaattgtaatcgaaaaacaattaaatttaaaatagtatgtatatataaaacaatatctagatatatatttttatattcgcAAAATCCTTAAATACTGAAAACTATCAAATATCTAAACATATAAAACATATTATCTATAACAatagtttatattttttgcggATAACATGTTGATAACAGATTTAAAATAGACCAGGACATAAAATTGAGATATCCCGCTAATATGTAGGATTGATGATGTGTTATTTGGCGACCAGAAGTATCATCTTATTAGAGAAGAGCTACAACAATTGTACATATCGATACAACCAACAAACTTGTGACAATAAATTTCTATGGAACAGCTGACCGAGACTATGCAATTTAACAGCTAACAGAGGACCCCAGATGTCTTAGCAGCACTCGTAAGCAATTCGCCTTACAGCACGCTGTTAGCGGGACTACCGATAACAGGATCTATCGATAGCAACCATTTGTGAGAAAGAGGAAGAGCGAAAAACTCCAATGTTTGTAAAACATATTAATTACTGTTAAAGGAATCCGCTTTAGGCGCAGAGGAGTTTACAGCGAGCACGGGAACACATAGGAAGCATAGAGTGACACCATCCTGGCAACACTTTCCGTGCAGTGGACATATGGCCAACAGAAACATGCGTAACACCACAACCAAAGTGGAGGCCCTGATTGAGAGCTGTCGCAGCGAGGGCAAGTGGCACCGGGTTATCGCGCTAACAGATGAACTGAAGACCGGGTCCCCGCACAATGGTAAGACGGTTTCGGCTGATGACGGTATTTCTGAAATGACTGCACTCTTCCATGGAACAGAGTGCCTGGCCAACTTTCTAGTGGGGGAAGCCCGTCTGGAGAGTTATCTGGAGGACAACGCACTCGCGTCAGACTCAAACTTTGGGCGTGCCAAGTCCGGCTTGACCGAGGCCCGACGCTTCCTTCATTTGGCTTTGGGCGAAAGTGGTCAAAAGGCGGGCATTGCCCTGGACGCCTatctgctgctggccaagctGTGCTTTGCCTGCGGAGAGTATGAACAGAGCCTGGATAATTTCGTCAAGGCAGAACTCAATACGCTTGCCGAGAAGGAGCTGACCCTGTAAGTTAAGACAACGTTTAGTAAACAAAATGTTGTCTATCTGCACGGGGAAATATTAGGGTGTTTCAATATAAATAGTATTGTAGCTCTTCAGGACATACCCAATATAATTATTCCGTTTTTATGTCAATCAAAATCCCAATACTTATCCTAAAACTCATCGCTCTTCTGCTTACATATGTATCTTTTTAAAAGTCGTAGCCTAAAAATCCTTGCGGAGTCGTATGCAATCAAGGGACTGTGCCTAGAGCAGCAGACTACGAAGCCGTCATCTAAGTTTAAGAAGGCCGAAAAGGACACGGAAATGGTAAGATCTtcgatttaatttttaaaatgtaagtaattttttaatttttattccAGATTAGCTGCTTTGAGCGTGCATCTGACCTAGGCCTGCTCTATCTGCAGGAATACGATATCGTTAGTGGGAGCAGTGGCTCGTCGAACAACTCAACTGCTGGTTCTACGTTAAATGTAAACGCGTCTACTGTGCAGCCTTCTAGCAGCAGTTTTGCCATTAGCAGTACTATACCGGCGAGTGGTCAAAGTGGACTAGAAATGAACCGCAGGATGGGTGCCATCCTAGAGACCGCCCTACAGCGGGCGCCAATAGTGCTTATTAAGACGGAAAAGCTTCAAGAGGCCGTTGAACGGTATCGAATCATGCTGAACGCCATCGAAACGCGGGCTACTCAATCGTTGCGCCTCACGCTGGCCCGTCAGCTAGCTGAGGTCCTTTTAAGAGGGATCTCGGGCACGATATACTCTCCTCCCTTTACCGGAAAATCTGGAGGTGGAACGCTGCGAGGAGGGTCCTCCAAAAAACTTTGGAAGCCGCGAAAATACGCAGCCCGCCAGCAGTTCAACCCTCGGAACCAGCAGGAAGAGGTGATTCTGTTGTTACTTATAGCCGAGGCACTGGCTGTGAGGGATACAGTTTTGTCGCAGAGTCCTGAGTTTAGACAGGCCCGTCAGCATGCTATGGGCAACGTTACGGCCGTCTATGATCTCCTGACCTTGGCTACTGTGCGCTGGGGGCTCGTCCAGCTATTAAATGAGTCCTTTGAGAAGGCGCTAAAGTTTAGCTTCGGTGAACAGCATGTGTGGCGGCAGTACGGATTAAGTTTGATGGCAGCCGAAAAACACTCGCACGCTCTAAGGGTATTGCAAGAATCAATGAAGTTGACTCCTGGTGATCCCCTGCCTTGTCTGTTGGCTTCTCGCCTTTGCTACGAGAGTCTGGAGACAGTAAAGCAAGGTCTCGATTATGCTCAGCAAGCGCTCAAGCGCGAAGTAAAgggtaaaaaaaaacgttGGGTATATagatttaaacattttattacgCTAATCCAAACTCTACTTCTTCCATGTACAGGCCTGCGACCATCACGAAGCCAACTCTTTGTGGGCATCGGTCACCAACAGCTAGCCATTCAGTCAAACTTAAAAAGCGAGCGAGATGCGTGTCACAAGCTGGCTTTGGACGCCTTGGAGCGCGCTGTGCAGTTGGATGGGAACGACCACCTGGCGGAATACTACTTGTCCTTGCAATACGCGCTTTTGGGACAGCTGCCGGAGGCATTAGTTCATATCCGTTTCGCCCTGGCGTTGCGCATGGAACATGCGCCATGTCTACACCTGTTCGCTCTGTTGCTGACAGCGTCGCGCCGTCCTCGTGAAGCTTTGGGGGTTGTGGATGATGCTTTACACGAATTCCCCGATAATCTGCAGCTACTGCACGTTAAGGCACACCTGCAGCTGCATCTAGAGGACGCGGAGACGGCGCTGGGCACTGTACAGCACATGCTGGCCGTGTGGCGGGACGTTTACGAGGCCCAGCTAGCGGGAGAGGAGGAGAAACACTCTGATACTAAGAGTGGTGTTCACTTGGCACATTCTTCACAGATGTCCGACAAGGATTCAAGTAAGAGTTCGATAGCTGCCGCTTGCATCTGACTTGTTCTCTATCTAATAATGTGAATGTTCTGTGTATATACACTcgtatatatatctgtatccCAAACTCTGCGGAATCAATGTATTATACgtaacaaacaaatcaaactcGCATATATAATTGTAAGTTTGCTAAGAAAATTCCGGTTAATCAAACTCGAACATAGTCAACACCGGGAGTCGCATTCACTAAAATTTTACTGGTTCAGTAGTTATCTAGATAAATTATCTGATCATATAGTTTTCCTCCCATGCACTACTTTTTTAAAACACGTTCCTATTAACACgtacattttgtaaataatattaaggACTCCTTTATGCACCCCAACATTTTTACGTTCTTCTTATACTCAAAGAGTATTGTATGAAACAAGATTTGTATGCAACATTCTTCGACTTTTGTCTTCGGAGGTCTCAAAAATACCATTAAACGGTATTTGGGACACTCGAAATAAGTCTaaacataatatttttttagaaTGGGCTTTTGGTTCGTAATCTGTTGCGATAATATAACCTTTTTGCCCTCTGCTAAAACATATGTGCATGATCTCAACACTTTGTTTATCCTTATCTACTTATCTTCGCCTCCGtttcaacattttttcttGTCGTTATGGAATTAACTTTTGTCGAAAGAACTAAACTGAATTTCATTCTTTAAAGATTCTGTGTACGCGGCTTCATTGGCTGCAGTCTCCCGCGTTGAACAGGCTCTGAGTGAAGCAGCAAGCTCACTTAGCTCATTTACACAGCGTCCTGGACCTCGACGCCCCTGGATGCTACAGATTGAAGTGCGTTTCCAATTTCGTTTAATATATAAGTGAAGTTATAAGTTAAATTGGATGCTAAATGTATTCGTTTAAGATATGGCTTCTGCTGGCTGATGTCTATCTGCGCATTGATCAGTCCAACGAGGCACTCAACTGCATACACGAAGCTTCACAGATTTATCCGCTTTCGCATCAGATTATGTTTATGGTAAgttgtaaaatttttaatttactcgTAGAAGAAGAGCTTATATTggatttattgaaaattatgtaacagctagaaggaagcgttcattaggatcaatagcctagtctatctggccatgtccgcctgtctgtccaTCCGTATGAAATTAGTGATCTCAGGAAAAGCCAGAAAGTGCAAACTAAGTATCCTGATTCCAGAGTCGTAGACGCTGCGCAAGTTTGTTTCACGCCCATTCTAATGcaaactgccacgccaacacttttggAACATTTGAACTTAGTTGTCAGTCTGGTAAATTTCAATCGATTTATCCAACAAAATTTGTTGTTCGTTTGTTCCTAATTTCTATagatatgccaaaaaaatcTTGAAACTTCTCGTTCGCATTTcaactagctgagtaacgggtatcggGGAATTTGACTACATCGTTCtctaatatttttaaagtattttaatttgtttgtctgtctTATACCAATCTTCAAACATGGGCACAGATGTCAAGCGGCTCAAGCTGCCGCACAATCAGAAAAACTATGTGATAAAGCTTACATTGGAACGATCGGTTAGAACTGAAATTGTGAAAATATTAAGATAAAACTTAACAGAGctgaattttctttttaatttgatcAGCGAAAATCGATCTTAATAAACTATGTTGGGTtgataaatagttttaaattttgcgAGA from Drosophila yakuba strain Tai18E2 chromosome 2L, Prin_Dyak_Tai18E2_2.1, whole genome shotgun sequence includes these protein-coding regions:
- the LOC6529046 gene encoding tetratricopeptide repeat protein 7B isoform X1 is translated as MANRNMRNTTTKVEALIESCRSEGKWHRVIALTDELKTGSPHNECLANFLVGEARLESYLEDNALASDSNFGRAKSGLTEARRFLHLALGESGQKAGIALDAYLLLAKLCFACGEYEQSLDNFVKAELNTLAEKELTLRSLKILAESYAIKGLCLEQQTTKPSSKFKKAEKDTEMISCFERASDLGLLYLQEYDIVSGSSGSSNNSTAGSTLNVNASTVQPSSSSFAISSTIPASGQSGLEMNRRMGAILETALQRAPIVLIKTEKLQEAVERYRIMLNAIETRATQSLRLTLARQLAEVLLRGISGTIYSPPFTGKSGGGTLRGGSSKKLWKPRKYAARQQFNPRNQQEEVILLLLIAEALAVRDTVLSQSPEFRQARQHAMGNVTAVYDLLTLATVRWGLVQLLNESFEKALKFSFGEQHVWRQYGLSLMAAEKHSHALRVLQESMKLTPGDPLPCLLASRLCYESLETVKQGLDYAQQALKREVKGLRPSRSQLFVGIGHQQLAIQSNLKSERDACHKLALDALERAVQLDGNDHLAEYYLSLQYALLGQLPEALVHIRFALALRMEHAPCLHLFALLLTASRRPREALGVVDDALHEFPDNLQLLHVKAHLQLHLEDAETALGTVQHMLAVWRDVYEAQLAGEEEKHSDTKSGVHLAHSSQMSDKDSNSVYAASLAAVSRVEQALSEAASSLSSFTQRPGPRRPWMLQIEIWLLLADVYLRIDQSNEALNCIHEASQIYPLSHQIMFMRGQVHVYLEQWFDAKQCFLNAVAANPNHTEALRALGEAHLILGEPRLGEKMLKDAAKLDPSCPKIWFALGKVMEILGDFHASADCFATSLQLEPSCPVLPFTSIPLVFE
- the LOC6529046 gene encoding tetratricopeptide repeat protein 7B isoform X2 produces the protein MANRNMRNTTTKVEALIESCRSEGKWHRVIALTDELKTGSPHNECLANFLVGEARLESYLEDNALASDSNFGRAKSGLTEARRFLHLALGESGQKAGIALDAYLLLAKLCFACGEYEQSLDNFVKAELNTLAEKELTLRSLKILAESYAIKGLCLEQQTTKPSSKFKKAEKDTEMISCFERASDLGLLYLQEYDIVSGSSGSSNNSTAGSTLNVNASTVQPSSSSFAISSTIPASGQSGLEMNRRMGAILETALQRAPIVLIKTEKLQEAVERYRIMLNAIETRATQSLRLTLARQLAEVLLRGISGTIYSPPFTGKSGGGTLRGGSSKKLWKPRKYAARQQFNPRNQQEEVILLLLIAEALAVRDTVLSQSPEFRQARQHAMGNVTAVYDLLTLATVRWGLVQLLNESFEKALKFSFGEQHVWRQYGLSLMAAEKHSHALRVLQESMKLTPGDPLPCLLASRLCYESLETVKQGLDYAQQALKREVKGLRPSRSQLFVGIGHQQLAIQSNLKSERDACHKLALDALERAVQLDGNDHLAEYYLSLQYALLGQLPEALVHIRFALALRMEHAPCLHLFALLLTASRRPREALGVVDDALHEFPDNLQLLHVKAHLQLHLEDAETALGTVQHMLAVWRDVYEAQLAGEEEKHSDTKSGVHLAHSSQMSDKDSISRVEQALSEAASSLSSFTQRPGPRRPWMLQIEIWLLLADVYLRIDQSNEALNCIHEASQIYPLSHQIMFMRGQVHVYLEQWFDAKQCFLNAVAANPNHTEALRALGEAHLILGEPRLGEKMLKDAAKLDPSCPKIWFALGKVMEILGDFHASADCFATSLQLEPSCPVLPFTSIPLVFE